A region of Streptomyces deccanensis DNA encodes the following proteins:
- a CDS encoding chaplin, whose product MTAEKGNDVKLKKSAAVVAGAIMALSIATPAFADAEAKGAAIGSPGVLSGNVVQVPIHIPVNVCGNSINIIGLLNPAAGNVCVND is encoded by the coding sequence ATGACCGCAGAGAAAGGAAATGACGTGAAGCTCAAGAAGAGCGCTGCCGTCGTCGCCGGCGCGATCATGGCCCTGAGCATCGCCACCCCGGCCTTCGCCGACGCCGAGGCCAAGGGTGCCGCCATCGGGTCCCCGGGTGTCCTCTCGGGCAACGTGGTTCAGGTTCCGATCCACATCCCGGTCAACGTGTGCGGCAACTCCATCAACATCATCGGGCTGCTCAACCCGGCAGCCGGCAACGTGTGCGTCAACGACTGA
- a CDS encoding rodlin → MIKKMMTAATIAASVVGASAAAAPQALADDAGTTTFSGNDAHQVYGNSATYGNMSPQMALIQGSFNKPCIGLPAKLNLGGIGLIGISALQDVPILSAPQNQQCTENSTQAKGDEPLSHILSDIPILSDNGNGKDGGK, encoded by the coding sequence GTGATCAAGAAGATGATGACCGCAGCGACGATCGCCGCCTCCGTCGTCGGAGCCTCGGCCGCCGCAGCGCCCCAGGCGCTCGCCGACGACGCCGGCACCACCACCTTCAGCGGGAACGACGCCCATCAGGTCTACGGCAACTCGGCCACGTACGGGAACATGAGCCCGCAGATGGCGCTGATCCAGGGCTCGTTCAACAAGCCCTGCATCGGCCTGCCCGCGAAGCTCAACCTCGGCGGCATCGGACTCATCGGGATCTCCGCGCTGCAGGACGTCCCGATCCTGTCGGCCCCGCAGAACCAGCAGTGCACCGAGAACTCCACCCAGGCCAAGGGTGACGAGCCGCTCTCGCACATCCTGTCCGACATCCCGATCCTCTCGGACAACGGCAACGGCAAGGACGGCGGCAAGTAA
- a CDS encoding rodlin yields the protein MNKLWATAAVAASIAGLGAATAPQALADDGGTTSFSGNGASQAFGNSVTKGDMSPQLSLVQGSLNKPCIGLPAKLNVGGIGALGISALQDVPILSAPQNQQCTENSTQAKGDEPLSHILSDIPILSDNGNGKDGGK from the coding sequence ATGAACAAGCTGTGGGCCACCGCGGCTGTTGCTGCTTCCATTGCCGGCCTCGGTGCCGCGACCGCGCCCCAGGCGCTCGCGGACGACGGTGGGACCACCTCGTTCAGCGGCAACGGTGCCAGCCAGGCGTTCGGCAACTCGGTGACCAAGGGCGACATGAGCCCGCAGCTCTCGCTGGTCCAAGGCTCGCTCAACAAGCCCTGCATCGGTCTGCCTGCCAAGCTCAACGTCGGGGGCATCGGAGCCCTCGGGATCTCCGCGCTGCAGGACGTCCCGATCCTCTCCGCCCCGCAGAACCAGCAGTGCACCGAGAACTCCACCCAGGCCAAGGGTGACGAGCCCCTGTCGCACATCCTGTCCGACATCCCGATCCTCTCGGACAACGGCAACGGCAAGGACGGCGGCAAGTAA
- a CDS encoding rodlin: MLKKAMAAVTVAASITGLAAAAAPQALADDGGTTSFSGNGASQAFGNSVTKGDMSPQLSLVQGSLNKPCVGLPVKGNLGGLGLLAGVSVLQDVPILSAPQNQQCTENSTQAKGDEPLSHILSDIPILSDNGNGDGKH; this comes from the coding sequence ATGCTCAAGAAGGCAATGGCCGCGGTCACGGTCGCCGCTTCCATCACCGGCCTCGCGGCCGCCGCCGCCCCCCAGGCGCTCGCCGACGACGGTGGGACCACCTCGTTCAGCGGCAACGGTGCCAGCCAGGCGTTCGGCAACTCGGTGACCAAGGGCGACATGAGCCCGCAGCTCTCGCTGGTCCAGGGCTCGCTGAACAAGCCCTGTGTCGGTCTGCCGGTCAAGGGCAACCTCGGTGGCCTCGGCCTCCTCGCCGGAGTCTCCGTGCTGCAGGACGTCCCGATCCTGTCGGCGCCGCAGAACCAGCAGTGCACCGAGAACTCCACCCAGGCCAAGGGTGACGAGCCGCTGTCGCACATCCTGTCCGACATTCCGATTCTCTCGGACAACGGCAACGGCGACGGAAAGCACTGA